One region of Leptidea sinapis chromosome 10, ilLepSina1.1, whole genome shotgun sequence genomic DNA includes:
- the LOC126966592 gene encoding dynein regulatory complex subunit 2-like, whose protein sequence is MGAKKKKEAAKLKAEEEARKFAKREELRREMAAQALKRGELDKNWRELMLKIKEPVFRQDIEVLWHVFDRVYDKKDHLINCTMKLMNVAEDQFQRTIASFCDTIDTMINKFLAEMEELSQNNNIKTKNLLKLGQHEATRIMTDHVAAETHLQLLIFHGHTTADTEVWAKRGENLVKEDEERNKYANDRENLRSYLENNLNTMWDEYKAVLKTYVTETAENQKRVRKLRRKENLMADVIASQAKKIANSDDLLRRLRTELGAYESGTKQAVFRDRRDRHRAACFNLKKGMIDGCALDERQLTLLVKESDDTLEWLRAAHKKGEKILRLAALCRRYETQREKVMPYGSNLPHPPVESKVCVRKQNSEDALVTNAMASTSGLTRLWQKVAKADLSRKALWREKSLLEEENALIIRKVQEYQEGQFQPESNTKCLCTREGKKKYSHPVAIDGGLEMAKYF, encoded by the coding sequence ATGGgagcaaaaaagaaaaaagaagcaGCTAAACTAAAGGCTGAAGAAGAAGCTCGTAAATTTGCCAAACGTGAGGAGCTGCGACGTGAAATGGCAGCCCAAGCGCTTAAAAGAGGTGAACTGGATAAAAACTGGCGTGAACTGATGCTTAAAATCAAAGAACCTGTATTTAGACAAGATATCGAGGTACTATGGCATGTTTTTGATAGGGTGTATGATAAAAAAGATCATCTAATAAATTGTACTATGAAACTAATGAACGTAGCTGAAGATCAGTTTCAAAGAACTATTGCAAGTTTCTGTGATACTATCGATACAATGATTAACAAATTTCTGGCTGAAATGGAAGAactttcacaaaataataatattaaaacaaaaaatctacTAAAACTAGGTCAGCATGAAGCAACTCGAATTATGACAGATCATGTAGCTGCGGAAACCCATCTACAACTTTTAATATTTCACGGCCATACTACGGCAGATACGGAAGTATGGGCGAAAAGAGGGGAAAACTTAGTCAAAGAAGACGAGGAACGAAACAAATATGCAAATGATCGAGAAAATTTGCGTTCATATCTTGAAAACAACCTTAATACAATGTGGGACGAATACAAAGCTGTCCTTAAAACGTACGTTACAGAAACAGCAGAAAACCAAAAGCGTGTCCGAAAGTTGCgtagaaaagaaaatttaatggCTGATGTTATAGCGTCGCAGGcgaaaaaaattgcaaatagtGATGATCTTTTGCGGCGCCTACGTACGGAGCTAGGAGCATACGAATCTGGAACAAAACAAGCCGTGTTTCGTGATCGACGTGATCGCCATCGCGCCGCttgtttcaatttgaaaaaggGCATGATAGATGGGTGCGCATTAGATGAAAGGCAGCTGACACTCTTGGTGAAGGAATCAGATGATACCCTTGAATGGCTGCGAGCTGCTCATAAGAAGGGAGAAAAAATCCTTCGTTTAGCTGCACTTTGTCGCAGATATGAAACCCAGCGCGAAAAAGTAATGCCTTATGGTTCTAATCTACCACATCCGCCAGTTGAATCTAAAGTATGCGTTCGCAAGCAAAATTCCGAAGACGCACTCGTAACCAACGCAATGGCATCCACATCTGGATTGACCCGGTTATGGCAAAAAGTAGCTAAAGCTGACCTCTCCCGGAAGGCGCTATGGCGTGAAAAATCATTGTTGGAAGAAGAAAATGCTTTAATAATTAGGAAAGTTCAAGAATATCAAGAAGGTCAGTTCCAGCCAGAAAGTAACACTAAATGCCTCTGTACAAGGgaaggcaaaaaaaaatattcacaccCAGTTGCTATTGATGGTGGACTTGAAATGGCCAAGTACTTCTGA